The following coding sequences are from one Humulus lupulus chromosome X, drHumLupu1.1, whole genome shotgun sequence window:
- the LOC133804356 gene encoding protein neprosin-like: MERSKSSVSSTLILIIFSLAVNLDLFSHYAKAATSITNQTLDEVDLKLKLLNKPPLKTIKSSDGDIIDCIDMYKQPAFDHPALKNHTIQMKPSDFETQTTENDTSKAVVFSQTWQRNGGFCPEGTIPIRRIQRKDLARADSLRRFGQKNPYHVLSQATNTTTRNDSPKPVVLKNGTRFTQAPVSNRSVAMLVTLGYNYMGAQGNLNIWNPFVVADEYSTGQIWLKAGISGLFESIEAGWVVNPKLYGDTATRLFVYWTKDQYESTGCFDLTCSGFVQTNPKVVLGGTLEPWSTERGPQYELPVTITQDENTGNWWLKLGQDVGVGYWPGSLFGYLKQSAIMVQWGGEVYSPNVRKKPHTTTAMGSGEAASALHGFASYVKNVRIMDYSMSLKYPEWVDTWADEDYCYSALNQVKYGVEPTFYFGGPGKNPLCP, from the exons ATGGAGAGGAGTAAGAGTAGTGTTAGTAGTACTCTAATACTAATAATTTTCTCATTAGCAGTGAATTTGGATCTCTTTTCTCACTATGCAAAAGCAGCTACGTCAATCACTAATCAAACTCTCGATGAAGTTGATTTGAAGCTGAAGCTTCTCAATAAGCCTCCGCTTAAGACTATCAAG AGTAGTGATGGAGATATTATAGACTGTATTGATATGTATAAACAGCCTGCTTTTGATCATCCAGCTTTGAAGAACCACACTATTCAG ATGAAACCCAGCGATTTTGAGACACAAACGACTGAAAACGACACCTCAAAAGCTGTCGTTTTTTCACAAACATGGCAGAGAAACGGAGGTTTCTGCCCAGAAGGAACCATTCCCATTCGCAGAATCCAAAGGAAAGACTTAGCCAGAGCCGACTCTCTCCGACGTTTCGGCCAAAAGAACCCTTATCACGTTCTTAGCCAGGCAACGAACACCACCACACGAAACGACAGCCCGAAACCTGTCGTTTTGAAAAACGGCACCCGTTTCACTCAAGCACCTGTATCCAATCGTTCT gTGGCTATGCTAGTGACACTTGGGTACAATTACAtgggagctcaaggaaatttaAATATTTGGAACCCTTTTGTTGTAGCAGACGAGTACTCAACTGGTCAAATCTGGCTTAAGGCTGGAATTTCAGGCCTCTTTGAGAGCATCGAAGCTGGTTGGGTG GTAAACCCAAAGTTATATGGTGATACAGCCACAAGACTCTTCGTATATTGGACA aAAGATCAGTATGAATCAACAGGTTGCTTTGACCTAACCTGCTCAGGTTTTGTTCAAACCAATCCAAAGGTAGTTCTGGGCGGAACCCTCGAGCCTTGGTCAACAGAAAGGGGACCCCAGTACGAACTCCCGGTCACCATTACACAG GATGAGAACACAGGGAATTGGTGGCTTAAATTGGGACAGGATGTGGGAGTAGGGTACTGGCCAGGGAGTCTGTTCGGGTATTTGAAACAAAGCGCCATAATGGTGCAATGGGGTGGGGAAGTGTACAGCCCAAACGTCAGGAAAAAGCCTCACACAACTACGGCCATGGGCAGCGGTGAGGCAGCCAGCGCGCTCCATGGGTTTGCCTCTTATGTGAAAAACGTAAGAATTATGGACTATTCGATGTCGCTCAAGTACCCTGAATGGGTGGACACTTGGGCCGATGAGGACTACTGCTACTCGGCCTTGAATCAGGTCAAGTATGGGGTTGAGCCCACCTTTTATTTTGGTGGCCCGGGCAAAAATCCACTTTGTCCTTAG
- the LOC133804359 gene encoding protein neprosin-like: MSFCMLLSTATDQKVGTKTSHILKTIQSEDGDIIDCIEVYKQPAFDHPALRNHTIQKRREQMAPSFEGNKNDIIEGEDFHSKNMGMEVRQVWKRRGVRCPKGTIPVRRTMNQQPLSSRAIRKPHYYFHTNNNFSSVQLANHSKAILLTVGYRYLGAKGDIKVFNPNVEKDDEYTTSQVSLNNGPYYDYESVESGWAVNPSVYGDRQTRFFVYWTSDGSRTTGCFDLTCPGFVQTSNEIALGAAIYPLPLPNALPYQITVYIFKDPMTNNWWVEYGEKIKIGYWPGEIFEALRSNAESVEWGGEVYSTTVGHTPHTATGMGSGRFPDTMFGYSGIIKRIRIHDNSAALKFPEWVETFTDEFNCYDVLYVGDYIVDPEFYYGGPGKNPMCP, from the exons ATGAGTTTCTGTATGCTATTATCAACTGCTACTGATCAGAAAGTTGGAACCAAAACAAGCCATATCCTCAAGACCATACAG AGTGAAGATGGAGATATTATTGACTGTATTGAGGTGTACAAGCAGCCAGCTTTTGATCATCCTGCTCTACGTAATCATACCATCCAG aagAGAAGAGAACAGATGGCACCCAGCTTTGAGGGAAATAAGAATGATATTATTGAGGGTGAAGATTTTCATAGTAAGAATATGGGAATGGAAGTAAGACAAGTATGGAAAAGAAGAGGAGTGAGGTGTCCAAAGGGAACCATACCAGTTCGACGAACCATGAACCAGCAGCCACTTAGCAGCAGGGCCATAAGGAAACCACACTACTACTTTCATACTAACAACAACTTCTCCTCAGTTCAACTCGCAAATCACTCG AAGGCGATACTGCTTACAGTAGGGTATAGATATTTAGGAGCTAAAGGAGATATCAAAGTGTTCAATCCTAATGTGGAGAAGGACGATGAGTACACCACTTCTCAAGTTTCTCTCAATAACGGTCCTTACTATGACTACGAGAGCGTTGAATCTGGATGGGCT gTGAACCCGAGTGTTTATGGGGACAGACAGACTCGATTCTTTGTATATTGGACg agtgatgGTTCAAGAACAACTGGTTGCTTTGACCTGACATGCCCTGGTTTCGTTCAAACGAGCAATGAAATAGCTCTTGGTGCAGCAATCTACCCCTTACCCCTCCCTAATGCCCTTCCTTACCAAATAACCGTTTACATTTTTAag GATCCTATGACAAACAACTGGTGGGTGGAATATGGAGAGAAGATAAAAATAGGGTATTGGCCGGGGGAGATATTCGAGGCCCTACGTTCGAATGCGGAGAGTGTGGAGTGGGGCGGCGAGGTGTACAGCACCACCGTCGGCCACACTCCACACACCGCCACCGGAATGGGAAGCGGCCGCTTCCCAGACACAATGTTTGGCTACTCAGGAATCATCAAGAGAATTCGAATCCACGACAATTCTGCTGCCTTGAAGTTCCCTGAATGGGTTGAAACATTCACCGATGAGTTCAACTGCTACGATGTTCTCTATGTTGGAGATTACATTGTTGATCCTGAGTTTTACTATGGAGGCCCAGGAAAAAATCCAATGTGCccttga
- the LOC133803178 gene encoding uncharacterized protein LOC133803178, whose amino-acid sequence MVNYMLQITAELENLTDLQPQGGCDDPNFSYLFKLKCGRCGEETQKETSLTLNETVPLPVGKGTAHLIQKCKFCGRDGTITMIPGRGQPLTNEASETGKFTPLMLFDCRGYEPLNYLFVDGWKAASLEGTKFDEIDLSAGEFAEYDEKGECPVMISNLRSTFVVVK is encoded by the exons ATGGTGAACTATATGCTTCAGATCACCGCTGAGCTCGAGAACCTCACCGATCTTCAGCCCCAAGGCGGCTGCGATGACCCCAATTTCTCCTACCTCTTCaag CTGAAATGTGGAAGATGTGGAGAAGAGACCCAGAAAGAAACTTCTTTGACATTGAATGAGACTGTTCCTCTCCCTGTAGGCAAGGGCACAGCTCATCTCATTCAGAAG TGCAAGTTTTGCGGTAGGGATGGAACTATCACAATGATCCCAGGTCGCGGTCAACCGCTGACCAATGAAGCTAGTGAGACAGGGAAATTCACTCCCTTGATGTTGTTTGACTGCAGAGGTTATGAACCTTTGAACTACCTTTTTGTTGATGGGTGGAAGGCTGCATct CTGGAgggtacaaaatttgatgagatAGACTTGTCAGCTGGGGAGTTTGCTGAGTATGATGAGAAGGGAGAGTGCCCAGTTATGATTTCCAATCTCCGCTCAACTTTTGTTGTGGTGAAGTAA
- the LOC133804357 gene encoding protein neprosin-like: MESNTSSTLTPIFSFLLVVILHCANAASRSINYSQTLLDQLDLKLKLLNKPPLKTIKSSDGDIIDCIDIYKQPAFDHPALKNHTIQMKPSDFEAQTTENDTSKAVVFSQTWQRNGGFCPEGTIPVALLVTLGYNYIGAQGSINVWNPRVLADEYSTGQIWLKAGLADTFESIESGWVVNPKLYGDTLTRLFAYWTTDGYTSKGCFDLTCSGFVQTNPNVVLGGTLEPWSTQSGPQYELPVTITLDPKAGNWWLKLGQNVPVGYWPGSLFGYLQHSAVMVQWGGEVFSPNVRQKPHTTTAMGSGEFARLLHGSASYVKGVRIMDYSLSLKYPSWVGTWADEDYCYSAYNEVKYGVEPTFYFGGPGRNTLCP; the protein is encoded by the exons ATGGAGAGTAACACTAGTTCTACTCTAACAcccattttttcatttttattagtAGTGATTTTGCACTGTGCAAACGCAGCTAGCAGGTCAATCAATTATAGTCAAACTCTGCTGGATCAACTTGATTTGAAGTTGAAGCTTCTCAATAAGCCTCCACTTAAGACTATCAAG AGTAGTGATGGAGATATTATAGACTGTATTGACATATATAAACAGCCTGCTTTTGATCATCCAGCTTTGAAGAACCACACTATTCAG ATGAAACCCAGCGATTTTGAGGCACAAACGACTGAAAACGACACCTCAAAGGCTGTCGTTTTTTCACAAACATGGCAGAGAAACGGAGGTTTCTGCCCAGAAGGAACCATTCC ggtggcTTTGCTAGTGACTTTGGGGTACAATTACATAGGAGCTCAAGGAAGTATAAATGTATGGAACCCAAGAGTTTTGGCAGATGAATACTCAACTGGCCAAATCTGGCTTAAGGCTGGCCTTGCAGACACCTTTGAGAGCATCGAGTCAGGCTGGGTC GTAAACCCAAAGTTGTATGGTGATACACTCACAAGACTTTTTGCATATTGGACA ACGGATGGGTACACATCAAAAGGTTGCTTTGACCTGACTTGCTCAGGTTTTGTTCAAACCAATCCAAACGTAGTCTTGGGTGGAACCCTTGAACCTTGGTCAACCCAATCTGGACCCCAATACGAACTCCCAGTTACCATTACACTG GATCCAAAGGCAGGGAATTGGTGGCTTAAACTTGGACAAAACGTGCCGGTAGGGTACTGGCCGGGCAGTCTGTTCGGGTACTTGCAACACAGCGCGGTGATGGTGCAGTGGGGCGGGGAAGTGTTCAGCCCAAATGTGAGGCAAAAGCCTCACACAACGACGGCCATGGGGAGCGGGGAGTTCGCCCGGCTGCTCCATGGGTCGGCGAGCTATGTGAAAGGGGTGAGGATTATGGACTATTCTTTGTCGTTGAAGTACCCTAGTTGGGTGGGCACTTGGGCGGATGAGGACTATTGCTACTCGGCCTACAATGAGGTTAAGTATGGGGTTGAGCCCACCTTTTATTTTGGTGGCCCTGGTCGAAATACACTTTGCCCTTAG